In Rhizobium sp. ZPR4, a genomic segment contains:
- a CDS encoding sugar ABC transporter permease, with product MATLHTRSTARVMMAPSVLLLFAWMIVPLVMTIYFSTLNYNLLNPGTHDFIGFLNYEYFISDPAFLSSLIVTLLLVGGALLITVVGGIALALLLDQPIFGQGIVRMLVLAPFFVMPTVAALIWKHMFMNPVNGLLAHLFRFFGLDPLTWLETVPLLSIIIIIAWQWLPFATLILLTALQSLDEEQKEAAEMDGAGPVSKFIHIILPHLARAITVVILIETIFMLSAFAEILVTTNGGPGTATTNLTYLVYSQIVLSQDVGGASAGGIIAVILANIVAIFLMRAVGKNLEA from the coding sequence ATGGCAACGTTGCACACCCGTTCCACCGCACGCGTCATGATGGCGCCTTCGGTTCTGCTCCTCTTCGCGTGGATGATCGTCCCGCTCGTGATGACGATCTATTTCTCGACGCTGAACTACAATCTGCTGAATCCCGGTACGCATGATTTCATCGGGTTTCTCAACTACGAATACTTCATCAGCGACCCGGCCTTCCTGAGCTCGCTGATCGTGACGCTGCTGCTTGTCGGCGGGGCGTTGCTGATTACCGTAGTCGGCGGCATTGCACTCGCTCTCCTTCTTGATCAGCCGATCTTCGGCCAGGGCATCGTGCGCATGCTGGTGCTTGCGCCCTTCTTCGTGATGCCGACGGTCGCAGCCCTCATCTGGAAGCATATGTTCATGAACCCGGTGAACGGGCTTCTGGCACATCTCTTCCGGTTCTTCGGGCTTGATCCGCTGACCTGGCTGGAGACGGTTCCGCTTCTGTCGATCATCATCATCATCGCCTGGCAGTGGCTGCCTTTCGCGACCCTCATCCTGCTGACGGCCCTGCAGTCGCTGGATGAGGAGCAGAAGGAAGCTGCCGAGATGGATGGCGCCGGACCGGTTTCGAAGTTCATCCACATCATCCTGCCGCATCTGGCGCGCGCCATTACAGTCGTGATCCTGATCGAGACGATCTTCATGCTGTCGGCCTTCGCCGAGATCCTCGTCACCACCAACGGCGGACCGGGCACGGCGACGACCAACCTCACTTATCTCGTCTATTCGCAGATCGTTCTGTCACAGGACGTCGGCGGCGCATCTGCAGGCGGCATCATCGCCGTCATCCTCGCCAATATCGTCGCTATCTTCCTGATGCGCGCAGTCGGCAAGAATCTGGAGGCTTGA